A region from the Clostridia bacterium genome encodes:
- a CDS encoding Fur family transcriptional regulator, with protein MESKRNTMQKQIILDAVNSLKNHPSAEDIYRYIHPKYPQISLSTVYRNLYSLVQEGKINRLNTLTPERFDHITDDHIHFKCDECGGLFDLDVDLSKTVLEQMGHNKFIHKINNINIMLTGICSDCKDIKQ; from the coding sequence ATGGAAAGCAAAAGAAACACAATGCAAAAACAAATTATTTTAGATGCAGTTAATTCATTAAAAAATCACCCGTCGGCAGAAGATATTTATAGATATATTCATCCAAAATATCCTCAAATTAGTTTAAGTACAGTTTATAGAAACTTATATTCTTTAGTTCAAGAAGGAAAAATTAATCGTCTTAATACATTAACTCCTGAAAGATTTGATCATATAACAGATGATCATATACATTTTAAGTGTGATGAATGCGGTGGATTATTTGATCTTGATGTAGATCTTTCAAAAACTGTTCTTGAGCAGATGGGGCACAATAAGTTTATACATAAAATAAATAATATCAATATTATGCTTACTGGAATTTGTTCAGATTGCAAAGATATTAAGCAATAA